A window of Euwallacea similis isolate ESF13 chromosome 10, ESF131.1, whole genome shotgun sequence contains these coding sequences:
- the S1P gene encoding membrane-bound transcription factor site-1 protease isoform X2 gives MPTLRTLLLQIFVCLHVVSAQGSLKTDVVPSDSAEGFLESPLCCNLTVEQVDVDYTSKVVENEYIVMFNGYYKSKARANYIQTALNGTGIKKWTILERENPASDFPSDFDVILLEDTDTFEGLIALNDHPAVKRVTAQRMVSRTLKFLSPNNVRYGRTNLNSKGQFWQAAARHHNSRKLLRTIPKQITSVLQASTLWNMGITGKGIKVAIFDTGLSKNHPHFKKIKERTNWTNEKTYDDGLGHGTFVAGVIASYKECLGFAPDSELHIFRVFTNNQVSYTSWFLDAFNYAILKKINVLNLSIGGPDFKDHPFVDKVWELTANKVIMVSAIGNDGPLYGTLNNPADQMDVIGVGGINFEDQIAKFSSRGMTTWELPQGYGRVKPDIVTYGSAVKGSHIKGGCRTLSGTSVASPVVTGAITLLASGVLHRGEDIINPASMKQALMASARRLPGVNMFEQGHGKLNLLRAHHILNSYKPQASLSPGYIDLSECPYMWPYCTQPLYYGSVPLIVNVTILNGMGVTGKIVSKPTWHPYSPQQGHFLEVSISYSEILWPWSGWLAVSLSVTLEGAAYEGFAQGHVTITVDSPPKNGEVEPRTSTVELPIRAKIIPTPPRHKRILWDQYHNLRYPPGYFPRDNLKVKNDPLDWNGDHIHTNFKDMYQNLRNAGYYIEVLGAPFNCFDASQYGTLLIVDPEEEYFPEEIVKLKKDVEAGLSVIVFADWYNVTVMKKVKFYDENTRQWWMPDTGGSNLPALDELLAPWKIQFGDRTFAGHFKWNDHQMYYASGTSIREFPKDGIVLGAHLEDQGVEILGDPDPNKYKVPILGLLQTSSLVGRGGRMIVYGDSNCIDTSHLDVSCYWLLEAMLEYTSTSHLPSIFKDNQMENWQEGLETEAPARMESNRLYRFSKVIEGHLGETHTKPLPQCPHLVWAKPLPLNQTAAGNLYQAQKLLSLMEEPNVPLDLNNNAENTIKD, from the exons ATGCCAACACTCCGAACTTTGTTGCTCCAGATTTTTGTATGTTTACATGTCGTTTCCGCCCAGGGCTCACTCAAAACTGATGTGGTCCCCTCGGACTCCGCCGAGGGTTTCCTCGAGTCCCCATTATGCTGCAATCTCACAGTTGAACAAGTGGATGTGGACTATACCTCTAAGGTGGTAGAGAATGAGTACATTGTAATGTTTAATGGCTACTATAAGAGCAAAGCTCGGGCTAATTACATTCAAACAGCTCTTAATGGGACTGGTATCAAGAAATGGACTATTTTAGAAAGGGAAAACCCTGCAAGTGATTTTCCCAGTGATTTTGATGTTATCCTCTTAGAGGACACAGACACATTTGAAGGCCTTATTGCCCTCAATGATCATCCGGCTGTGAAGCGGGTTACTGCACAAAGAATGGTGTCAAGAACTTTGAAGTTTCTTAGTCCAAATAATGTGAGATATGGGAGAACCAACTTGAACTCGAAAGGGCAATTTTGGCAAGCAGCTGCTAGACATCACAACTCTAGGAAACTTTTGAGAACTATTCCAAAGCAAATTACGTCAGTTTTACAGGCAAGCACTTTATGGAATATGGGGATTACTGGCAAAG GAATTAAAGTAGCAATTTTTGATACGGGCCTCTCAAAAAATCATCCACACTTTAAGAAAATCAAGGAAAGGACCAATTGGACCAATGAGAAAACTTATGATGATGGTTTGGGTCATGGCACTTTTGTTGCAGGGGTTATAGCTTCTTATAAAGAGTGCCTGGGGTTTGCCCCTGACTCTGAGCTGCACATTTTCAGGGTTTTCACCAATAATCAG GTATCCTACACAAGTTGGTTTTTGGATGCCTTTAACTATGCcatattgaagaaaataaatgtccTAAATCTTAGCATTGGAGGGCCTGACTTTAAAGACCACCCATTTGTCGATAAAGTTTGGGAGTTGACTGCCAATAAG GTTATAATGGTCTCTGCAATTGGCAATGATGGGCCTTTATATGGCACCTTAAATAACCCTGCAGATCAGATGGATGTAATTGGGGTTGGtggaattaattttgaagacCAAATTGCCAAATTTTCCTCAAGGGGCATGACAACATGGGAGCTGCCTCAGGGTTATGGCAGAGTGAAGCCTGATATTGTCACTTATGGCTCAGCAGTGAAAGGTTCTCACATTAAAGGGGGCTGTCGCACTTTATCAGGCACAAGTGTAGCTTCTCCTGTTGTAACAGGAGCCATAACACTACTGGCAAGTGGGGTGCTCCACAGGGGTGAGGACATCATTAATCCAGCCAGTATGAAACAGGCCTTAATGGCCTCAGCTCGAAGGCTGCCTGGGGTTAACATGTTTGAGCAGGGCcatggaaaattgaatttactcAGGGCACATCACATTTTAAATAGCTATAAACCTCAA GCCAGCTTAAGCCCTGGCTACATAGATCTCAGCGAATGCCCTTATATGTGGCCCTACTGCACTCAACCCCTCTATTATGGCTCTGTGCCCCTGATAGTCAATGTAACAATATTAAATGGAATGGGAGTTACTGGTAAAATTGTCAGCAAACCCACTTGGCATCCTTACAGTCCTCAACAAG GGCACTTTCTGGAAGTCTCAATTTCGTACTCAGAAATCTTGTGGCCCTGGTCTGGGTGGCTGGCTGTTAGTTTGTCAGTTACCCTGGAAGGGGCTGCTTACGAAGGATTTGCTCAGGGGCACGTCACGATAACAGTGGATTCCCCGCCTAAGAACGGAGAGGTGGAGCCACGCACTAGCACTGTAGAGCTGCCTATACG AGCAAAAATCATTCCCACTCCTCCAAGACACAAACGAATCCTGTGGGATCAGTACCACAATCTTAGGTACCCGCCCGGGTACTTCCCTAGGGACAATTTGAAGGTGAAAAACGACCCTCTAGACTGGAATGGGGATCATATTCACACCAACTTCAAGGACATGTACCAGAACTTAAGAAATGCTGG GTACTACATTGAAGTGCTGGGAGCCCCTTTCAACTGCTTTGACGCCTCCCAGTACGGAACTTTACTGATTGTAGATCCAGAGGAAGAGTACTTTCCGGAAGAAATAGTAAAGTTGAAAAAGGACGTTGAGGCAGGTCTCTCGGTTATTGTTTTTGCCGACTGGTACAACGTGACTGTGatgaaaaaagtaaagtttTATGACGAGAACACCAGACAATGGTGGATGCCAGACACGGGAGGTTCCAATTTGCCGGCTTTGGATGAGCTTTTAGCTCCCTGGAAAATTCAGTTTGGGGACCGCACTTTTGCAGGGCACTTTAAGTGGAATGACCACCAAATGTATTATGCTTCGGGGACGAGTATACGAGAGTTTCCTAAGGATGGGATTGTGTTGGGAGCCCATCTAGAAGACCAGGGAGTTGAG ATTCTAGGGGATCCCGATCCAAACAAATACAAAGTGCCCATTTTGGGGTTGTTGCAAACCTCGTCGTTAGTAGGGCGAGGCGGCAGAATGATAGTTTATGGGGACTCGAACTGCATCGACACTAGTCACTTGGACGTGAGCTGCTACTGGTTGCTAGAAGCGATGCTGGAGTACACTTCCACTTCACATTTGCCCTCAATTTTCAAG GATAATCAAATGGAGAACTGGCAAGAAGGTCTGGAGACGGAGGCCCCAGCTCGAATGGAGAGCAACCGCCTCTACAGGTTTTCCAAAGTGATTGAAGGACACTTGGGTGAGACGCATACGAAGCCACTGCCACAGTGTCCTCATTTGGTGTGGGCAAAACCTTTACCCTTGAACCAGACGGCTGCTGGCAATTTGTACCAAGCGCAGAAGCTGCTGTCGCTCATGGAAGAACCCAACGTCCCTTTAGACCTTAACAACAACGCGGAAAACACCATTAAAG ATTAA
- the LOC136411338 gene encoding zinc finger protein 235-like — translation MRSLRSKKPLSESIKKEEIVLKERKFKCDVCQKCFLGSNDLHKHMRIHTDERPYVCGECQQGFRQAGTLKNHIRSKHCKLNQFFVCDVCSKTFVLKDRLRLHQRKHTGEKPYSCELCKKKFARGGQLRQHMRVHDGRKPYACDICQSRFTCSQNLKLHKNAHLQLKPYTCDLCGKSFTRRDALQKHLRNFHENIKAFNCPICKKDFKGHLPQHLRTHTKVKPHSCLVCGKTFAQRSQLVVHQRIHSGERPYRCRVCWKAFAHSTALKLHQRRHTGEKPYTCVMCHMGFTQIPHLKKHMLRIHNMEKSFCCEWCKEFYSTKNDLLQHKDVCTSRPIKIEEEEISVETPMNLSKMRLLLAILLKKISTSERLEELGFNRRLIDDVLISSIIYSGRLPCVDQGLTPAVKLKNNIKILLEWTVPDEYLERFKNEQRSTEELLEELTS, via the coding sequence ATGAGGTCTTTGCGAAGCAAAAAACCTCTTTCTGAGTCaataaaaaaggaagaaattgTGCTTAAAGAACGCAAATTTAAATGCGACGTTTGCCAAAAGTGCTTTCTAGGCTCAAACGACCTGCACAAACACATGAGAATCCACACTGATGAGAGGCCTTATGTGTGTGGGGAATGTCAGCAGGGTTTCAGACAGGCAGGAACCTTGAAGAACCACATAAGATCTAAACATTGCAAGTTGAATCAATTTTTTGTCTGCGACGTGTGCAGTAAAACGTTCGTCCTTAAAGACCGCCTGAGATTGCATCAGCGAAAGCATACTGGGGAGAAGCCTTACAGTTGCGAATTgtgtaaaaaaaagtttgccCGAGGGGGACAACTGAGACAGCACATGAGGGTGCATGACGGGCGAAAGCCTTATGCTTGTGATATATGCCAATCCCGGTTTACGTGCTCGCAAAACTtgaaattacacaaaaacGCACATTTGCAGCTAAAACCTTACACTTGCGACCTATGCGGAAAGAGCTTCACAAGGCGCGACGCATTGCAAAAGCACTTGAGAAACTTTCATGAAAACATCAAGGCGTTTAATTGCCCAATTTGTAAGAAAGATTTCAAGGGGCATCTGCCTCAACACTTACGAACACATACGAAAGTTAAGCCGCACTCATGTTTAGTATGTGGGAAAACGTTCGCCCAAAGGTCACAGCTAGTGGTGCATCAAAGAATTCACTCAGGAGAGAGGCCTTACAGATGTCGGGTCTGCTGGAAGGCTTTTGCTCACTCCACAGCCTTAAAATTGCATCAAAGACGCCACACTGGGGAAAAACCGTACACTTGCGTAATGTGTCATATGGGGTTCACACAAATACCTCACTTAAAGAAGCACATGCTGCGAATACACAATATGGAGAAGTCTTTTTGCTGCGAGTGGTGCAAGGAATTTTACAGCACCAAGAATGATCTGTTACAGCATAAGGACGTATGTACGAGCAGACCCATCAAGATTGAGGAAGAGGAGATTAGCGTCGAGACCCCGATGAATTTAAGCAAAATGAGACTGCTCCTAGCGattctccttaaaaaaatatccacgTCGGAACGTTTAGAGGAGCTGGGCTTCAATAGGCGGCTAATAGATGATGTCTTGATCTCATCAATCATTTATTCAGGGAGGCTGCCATGCGTGGACCAAGGATTGACCCCTGCAGTTAAGctcaaaaacaatataaagATACTGCTTGAATGGACTGTTCCTGATGAGTATTTGGAGCGATTTAAGAACGAGCAAAGGTCTACTGAAGAATTGCTGGAAGAGCTGACCTCATGA
- the LOC136411340 gene encoding uncharacterized protein produces the protein MSTKVEYIYEDENGQRYTAAGQPLEEHQDDDTDDIEEVMIVEQNPEISVIEEATGLAHDVNAERDPDCRRKDTHHCWGISQSQKLIESMRKYKDELGTTGNRRDTWQKIHQDVTSKGISVSVQECQNKWKNLIRSYKECCKMKNKDNMRFRYYKEMSDYFGGEKLFLSEHSYNKSKLHLMPLLGASLPGSSTAPTVTFPPICFTDRQFVEYTNMKRGEYSARQKRHEEEMSLRKQELEVQKKKLEVMKKAAMANLQGGKTVNFDFPCRWPDEATSLLISIVRRRKFEIANRNKQKKPALWKEITQEMVDKGYQVSMKEIKSKWRNLIRTYNLRTKNPRQKGFKFKFYKEIGDFFEETRSLGLDPHHFFQVWVE, from the exons atgtCTACGAAAGTGGAATACATATATGAAGACGAGAATGGGCAGAGATACACGGCAGCTGGTCAACCTCTAGAAGAACACCAAGATGATGATACAGATGACATCGAGGAGGTAATGATAGTGGAGCAGAATCCTGAAATTTCAGTTATTGAGGAAGCTACGGGCCTAGCACATGATGTGAACGCCGAGAGGGATCCTGACTGCAGACGTAAAG ACACGCATCACTGCTGGGGCATCAGTCAGTCTCAGAAGCTCATAGAGTCGATGAGGAAGTACAAGGATGAACTGGGAACCACTGGAAATCGAAGAGACACCTGGCAAAAGATTCACCAAGATGTTACGAGCAAAGGCATCAGCGTCAGCGTTCAAGAGTGCCAGAACAAGTGGAAAAACCTGATTCGCAGCTACAAAGAGTGTTGCAAAATGAAGAACAAGGACAATATGAGATTCCGCTATTACAAAGAAATGAGTGATTATTTTGGAGGAGAGAAACTATTTCTCAGTGAGCACAGCTACAATAAGTCAAAGCTCCATTTGATGCCCCTTTTGGGAGCCTCTTTGCCTGGCTCAAGTACCGCCCCGACAGTTACTTTCCCACCCATTTGTTTCACTGACCGACAGTTTGTCGAGTACACAAACATGAAGCGAGGGGAGTATTCAGCTAGACAGAAAAGGCATGAGGAAGAAATGTCACTTCGCAAACAGGAATTAGAAGTTCAAAAGAAGAAGCTTGAAGTAATGAAGAAAGCAGCCATGGCAAATCTCCAGGGTGGCAAGACTGTAAATTTTG ATTTTCCATGTCGTTGGCCGGATGAGGCGACCAGTTTGTTAATTTCGATTGTACGCCGAAGGAAATTCGAAATCGCCAACAGAAATAAGCAGAAAAAGCCCGCGTTGTGGAAAGAGATTACCCAAGAAATGGTGGACAAGGGCTATCAGGTATCAATGAAGGAAATCAAATCCAAGTGGAGGAACCTTATAAGAACTTACAACTTGCGGACCAAGAATCCGAGACAAAAGGGGTTTAAGTTCAAGTTTTATAAAGAAATCGGGGACTTTTTTGAGGAGACCCGATCGTTGGGCCTGGATCCTCATCATTTCTTTCAGGTTTGGGTCGAATGA
- the S1P gene encoding membrane-bound transcription factor site-1 protease isoform X1, with product MPTLRTLLLQIFVCLHVVSAQGSLKTDVVPSDSAEGFLESPLCCNLTVEQVDVDYTSKVVENEYIVMFNGYYKSKARANYIQTALNGTGIKKWTILERENPASDFPSDFDVILLEDTDTFEGLIALNDHPAVKRVTAQRMVSRTLKFLSPNNVRYGRTNLNSKGQFWQAAARHHNSRKLLRTIPKQITSVLQASTLWNMGITGKGIKVAIFDTGLSKNHPHFKKIKERTNWTNEKTYDDGLGHGTFVAGVIASYKECLGFAPDSELHIFRVFTNNQVSYTSWFLDAFNYAILKKINVLNLSIGGPDFKDHPFVDKVWELTANKVIMVSAIGNDGPLYGTLNNPADQMDVIGVGGINFEDQIAKFSSRGMTTWELPQGYGRVKPDIVTYGSAVKGSHIKGGCRTLSGTSVASPVVTGAITLLASGVLHRGEDIINPASMKQALMASARRLPGVNMFEQGHGKLNLLRAHHILNSYKPQASLSPGYIDLSECPYMWPYCTQPLYYGSVPLIVNVTILNGMGVTGKIVSKPTWHPYSPQQGHFLEVSISYSEILWPWSGWLAVSLSVTLEGAAYEGFAQGHVTITVDSPPKNGEVEPRTSTVELPIRAKIIPTPPRHKRILWDQYHNLRYPPGYFPRDNLKVKNDPLDWNGDHIHTNFKDMYQNLRNAGYYIEVLGAPFNCFDASQYGTLLIVDPEEEYFPEEIVKLKKDVEAGLSVIVFADWYNVTVMKKVKFYDENTRQWWMPDTGGSNLPALDELLAPWKIQFGDRTFAGHFKWNDHQMYYASGTSIREFPKDGIVLGAHLEDQGVEILGDPDPNKYKVPILGLLQTSSLVGRGGRMIVYGDSNCIDTSHLDVSCYWLLEAMLEYTSTSHLPSIFKDNQMENWQEGLETEAPARMESNRLYRFSKVIEGHLGETHTKPLPQCPHLVWAKPLPLNQTAAGNLYQAQKLLSLMEEPNVPLDLNNNAENTIKDASGVEHAGGEFIEWSWRNRPSDSGTGNSDNYDLSMTILVVVSLILGYFCIRWYRRKPKKRKLCRKLLTFIECKKMSV from the exons ATGCCAACACTCCGAACTTTGTTGCTCCAGATTTTTGTATGTTTACATGTCGTTTCCGCCCAGGGCTCACTCAAAACTGATGTGGTCCCCTCGGACTCCGCCGAGGGTTTCCTCGAGTCCCCATTATGCTGCAATCTCACAGTTGAACAAGTGGATGTGGACTATACCTCTAAGGTGGTAGAGAATGAGTACATTGTAATGTTTAATGGCTACTATAAGAGCAAAGCTCGGGCTAATTACATTCAAACAGCTCTTAATGGGACTGGTATCAAGAAATGGACTATTTTAGAAAGGGAAAACCCTGCAAGTGATTTTCCCAGTGATTTTGATGTTATCCTCTTAGAGGACACAGACACATTTGAAGGCCTTATTGCCCTCAATGATCATCCGGCTGTGAAGCGGGTTACTGCACAAAGAATGGTGTCAAGAACTTTGAAGTTTCTTAGTCCAAATAATGTGAGATATGGGAGAACCAACTTGAACTCGAAAGGGCAATTTTGGCAAGCAGCTGCTAGACATCACAACTCTAGGAAACTTTTGAGAACTATTCCAAAGCAAATTACGTCAGTTTTACAGGCAAGCACTTTATGGAATATGGGGATTACTGGCAAAG GAATTAAAGTAGCAATTTTTGATACGGGCCTCTCAAAAAATCATCCACACTTTAAGAAAATCAAGGAAAGGACCAATTGGACCAATGAGAAAACTTATGATGATGGTTTGGGTCATGGCACTTTTGTTGCAGGGGTTATAGCTTCTTATAAAGAGTGCCTGGGGTTTGCCCCTGACTCTGAGCTGCACATTTTCAGGGTTTTCACCAATAATCAG GTATCCTACACAAGTTGGTTTTTGGATGCCTTTAACTATGCcatattgaagaaaataaatgtccTAAATCTTAGCATTGGAGGGCCTGACTTTAAAGACCACCCATTTGTCGATAAAGTTTGGGAGTTGACTGCCAATAAG GTTATAATGGTCTCTGCAATTGGCAATGATGGGCCTTTATATGGCACCTTAAATAACCCTGCAGATCAGATGGATGTAATTGGGGTTGGtggaattaattttgaagacCAAATTGCCAAATTTTCCTCAAGGGGCATGACAACATGGGAGCTGCCTCAGGGTTATGGCAGAGTGAAGCCTGATATTGTCACTTATGGCTCAGCAGTGAAAGGTTCTCACATTAAAGGGGGCTGTCGCACTTTATCAGGCACAAGTGTAGCTTCTCCTGTTGTAACAGGAGCCATAACACTACTGGCAAGTGGGGTGCTCCACAGGGGTGAGGACATCATTAATCCAGCCAGTATGAAACAGGCCTTAATGGCCTCAGCTCGAAGGCTGCCTGGGGTTAACATGTTTGAGCAGGGCcatggaaaattgaatttactcAGGGCACATCACATTTTAAATAGCTATAAACCTCAA GCCAGCTTAAGCCCTGGCTACATAGATCTCAGCGAATGCCCTTATATGTGGCCCTACTGCACTCAACCCCTCTATTATGGCTCTGTGCCCCTGATAGTCAATGTAACAATATTAAATGGAATGGGAGTTACTGGTAAAATTGTCAGCAAACCCACTTGGCATCCTTACAGTCCTCAACAAG GGCACTTTCTGGAAGTCTCAATTTCGTACTCAGAAATCTTGTGGCCCTGGTCTGGGTGGCTGGCTGTTAGTTTGTCAGTTACCCTGGAAGGGGCTGCTTACGAAGGATTTGCTCAGGGGCACGTCACGATAACAGTGGATTCCCCGCCTAAGAACGGAGAGGTGGAGCCACGCACTAGCACTGTAGAGCTGCCTATACG AGCAAAAATCATTCCCACTCCTCCAAGACACAAACGAATCCTGTGGGATCAGTACCACAATCTTAGGTACCCGCCCGGGTACTTCCCTAGGGACAATTTGAAGGTGAAAAACGACCCTCTAGACTGGAATGGGGATCATATTCACACCAACTTCAAGGACATGTACCAGAACTTAAGAAATGCTGG GTACTACATTGAAGTGCTGGGAGCCCCTTTCAACTGCTTTGACGCCTCCCAGTACGGAACTTTACTGATTGTAGATCCAGAGGAAGAGTACTTTCCGGAAGAAATAGTAAAGTTGAAAAAGGACGTTGAGGCAGGTCTCTCGGTTATTGTTTTTGCCGACTGGTACAACGTGACTGTGatgaaaaaagtaaagtttTATGACGAGAACACCAGACAATGGTGGATGCCAGACACGGGAGGTTCCAATTTGCCGGCTTTGGATGAGCTTTTAGCTCCCTGGAAAATTCAGTTTGGGGACCGCACTTTTGCAGGGCACTTTAAGTGGAATGACCACCAAATGTATTATGCTTCGGGGACGAGTATACGAGAGTTTCCTAAGGATGGGATTGTGTTGGGAGCCCATCTAGAAGACCAGGGAGTTGAG ATTCTAGGGGATCCCGATCCAAACAAATACAAAGTGCCCATTTTGGGGTTGTTGCAAACCTCGTCGTTAGTAGGGCGAGGCGGCAGAATGATAGTTTATGGGGACTCGAACTGCATCGACACTAGTCACTTGGACGTGAGCTGCTACTGGTTGCTAGAAGCGATGCTGGAGTACACTTCCACTTCACATTTGCCCTCAATTTTCAAG GATAATCAAATGGAGAACTGGCAAGAAGGTCTGGAGACGGAGGCCCCAGCTCGAATGGAGAGCAACCGCCTCTACAGGTTTTCCAAAGTGATTGAAGGACACTTGGGTGAGACGCATACGAAGCCACTGCCACAGTGTCCTCATTTGGTGTGGGCAAAACCTTTACCCTTGAACCAGACGGCTGCTGGCAATTTGTACCAAGCGCAGAAGCTGCTGTCGCTCATGGAAGAACCCAACGTCCCTTTAGACCTTAACAACAACGCGGAAAACACCATTAAAG ATGCCTCGGGAGTAGAGCACGCGGGAGGCGAGTTTATTGAGTGGAGCTGGCGCAACCGCCCCAGCGATTCGGGGACAGGCAATTCGGATAACTACGACTTGTCCATGACCATTTTGGTTGTGGTTTCATTGATTTTGGGGTACTTTTGCATACGTTGGTATAGGAGGAAGCCGAAGAAAAGGAAGTTATGCCGCAAACTTTTGACCTTCATTGAGTGCAAGAAGATGTCTGTTTAA
- the alpha-Man-Ib gene encoding endoplasmic reticulum mannosyl-oligosaccharide 1,2-alpha-mannosidase codes for MLGRGDHVLSLNLPEDKVLNPKKKPVTFKRRWNQLSKRQRSVIYMFGFIVVLTLFYAFSLDSKGAVISVDSVWKTREKVTLESFKSSLRESQESGNKEQIAEPPKKVFEVPHEGQVANNRADNEQVAKPPKNTIIFPEPSTPRQKAIVKAFRHSWKGYRQFAWGHDNLKPISEGYHDWFGLGLSIVDSLDTMYIMGLMEEYNEARDWVEKHLNFDINRDVNLFEVTIRVLGGLLSIYHFTRDEMYLKKSTDLADRLLPGFESESGIPYSDVNLFTRKAHAPRWSPDSSTSEVTTIQLEFRYLSWLTDNPKYENVVSKVSQLVHKLEKTDGLVPIFINANTGQFRAYSTITLGARGDSYYEYLLKQWLQTEKALDYLKDDYIQSISGMEKHLVRKTVPNGFLFLGELLGGSKDFKPKMDHLSCFMPGTLALGVHNGLPNSHLKLAEELMTTCYQTYAQQPTFLAPEITYFNIQGENSNDMYVKSNDAHNLLRPEFLESLFYMYQLTGNTTYQDWGWQIFQGFENYTKVANGYTSIGNVKNTANVRPKDMMESWFLSETLKYLYLLFGDDPKVLDLDKYVINSEAHPFPIGRANA; via the exons ATGTTGGGTCGTGGTGACCATGTCTTGTCGCTAAATCTACCCGAGGATAAGGTGCTAAACCCCAAGAAAAAACCCGTCACGTTCAAACGG CGATGGAACCAGCTGTCGAAACGCCAGAGAAGCGTCATTTATATGTTTGGCTTTATTGTGGTACTCACCCTTTTCTATGCCTTTTCCCTGGATTCCAAAGGAGCTGTTATATCAGTTGATAGTGTATGGAAAACTAGGGAAAAGGTCACTTTAGAGAGCTTCAAGAGTAGTCTTAGGGAGTCACAGGAGAGCGGAAATAAGGAGCAAATTGCTGAACCTCCAAAGAAGGTTTTTGAAGTGCCACATGAGGGGCAAGTTGCTAATAATAGGGCTGACAATGAACAAGTGGCAAAGCCCCCTAAAAACACCATCATATTTCCAG AACCATCAACACCTCGCCAGAAAGCCATAGTCAAAGCCTTCAGGCATTCCTGGAAGGGCTATAGGCAGTTTGCATGGGGCCACGACAACCTTAAGCCTATCTCTGAAGGTTATCATGATTGGTTTGGGTTAGGGCTTTCTATTGTAGACTCACTTGATACTATGTACATCATGGGTTTAATGGAAG AGTACAATGAAGCCCGGGATTGGGTGGAAAAgcatttaaactttgatattaaTCGAGATGTAAATTTGTTTGAGGTTACAATTAGGGTTTTAGGAGGCTTGTTGAGCATTTATCATTTTACCAGGGATGAGATGTACCTAAAGAAATCT ACTGATTTGGCAGATCGGCTTCTGCCAGGTTTTGAAAGCGAGTCAGGAATTCCTTACTCTGATGTGAATTTGTTTACTAGAAAGGCGCACGCACCGCGGTGGTCACCAGATAGTAGTACTTCTGAGGTGACCACTATTCAGCTGGAGTTTCGCTATTTGAGTTGGCTTACTGATAATCCTAAATATGAG AACGTGGTGAGTAAGGTTTCGCAACTAGTTCATAAACTGGAGAAAACTGATGGTTTAGTTCCTATTTTTATCAATGCTAATACTGGGCAGTTCAGGGCGTATTCCACCATAACTTTGGGCGCCAGGGGGGATAGCTATTATGAGTATTTACTGAAGCAGTGGCTTCAAACTGAAAAGGCATTGGATTA TCTTAAAGATGATTACATCCAAAGTATCTCTGGGATGGAGAAGCATTTAGTTCGAAAGACTGTGCCCAATGGGTTTCTTTTCCTAGGGGAGCTCTTGGGGGGCTCTAAAGACTTCAAACCAAAGATGGATCATTTGAGCTGCTTCATGCCAGGGACATTAGCTTTAG GTGTGCACAATGGACTTCCCAACTCTCACCTAAAATTAGCAGAGGAGCTCATGACCACCTGTTACCAAACTTATGCACAACAGCCCACATTCTTGGCTCCTGAAATTACCTATTTCAACATTCAG GGGGAGAATTCAAATGACATGTATGTCAAATCCAACGATGCGCACAATCTTCTGCGGCCCGAATTTCTTGAGAGTTTGTTTTACATGTATCAGTTGACTGGCAATACTACCTATCAGGATTGGGGTTGGCAAATCTTCCAG GGCTTTGAGAACTACACCAAAGTGGCCAACGGTTACACGTCCATTGGGAATGTAAAAAATACGGCTAATGTGCGGCCTAAGGACATGATGGAGTCCTGGTTCCTTAGCGAGACTCTGAAGTACTTGTATCTACTTTTTGGTGATGATCCTAAAGTGCTAGATCTGGATAAATACGTCATCAATTCAGAAGCTCATCCCTTTCCTATCGGAAGGGCCAATGCCTAG